A genomic stretch from Bacillus sp. N1-1 includes:
- a CDS encoding GNAT family protein, whose translation MDYKFNEISQEQAEKILNWHYEGEYSFYDYKNDEENLVKLMSPRGDIYYMVKKGNEEVGFFCYEIEEDSVEIGLGMKPDLTGRGMGLVFLKAGINFAISKYNPKEITLSVATFNKRAIKVYERAGFESVKTFMQDTNSGRFKFLKMEYEWTK comes from the coding sequence ATGGATTACAAGTTTAATGAAATATCACAAGAACAAGCAGAGAAAATTTTAAACTGGCACTATGAAGGAGAATATTCATTTTATGATTATAAGAATGATGAAGAGAATTTAGTTAAACTTATGAGTCCTCGTGGCGATATTTATTACATGGTTAAAAAGGGGAATGAAGAAGTCGGCTTCTTTTGCTATGAAATTGAGGAAGATTCCGTGGAGATTGGCTTAGGTATGAAACCCGATCTAACTGGTAGAGGGATGGGTTTAGTTTTCTTGAAAGCTGGAATAAACTTTGCAATTTCAAAATATAACCCTAAAGAAATAACGCTTTCGGTTGCTACTTTTAATAAAAGGGCTATTAAGGTTTATGAAAGAGCAGGTTTCGAATCAGTTAAAACCTTTATGCAAGACACAAATAGTGGTCGTTTCAAGTTTTTGAAGATGGAGTACGAATGGACAAAGTAA
- a CDS encoding OFA family MFS transporter has protein sequence MKAMKNRWLIALSAISIHLSIGGAYAYSVYTTPVSEQMGWTPTQVTIAFTIMMALAGSSAALFGKFVEKNGPRKSAILAGVLFGLGQACSGIAIAIDSLPLFLLSYGVASGLGLGIGYISPVSTLVKWFPDRRGLATGLAVLGFGTGALITAPVAANLMTSIGISNTFYILGAAYFVFIIIGASYIAPPPEGWMPASMKHNMATGNKVYKKDLQQLTSKEAVKTKRFWLLWTMMLINTTAGIMMISVASPMAQEVVGLSAAAAATMVGIMGVFNGGGRLGWATASDYIGRPNVFLIFFLIQTVAFFMLPITSNIIIFQLLIFLVVTCYGGGFSNLPAFIGDLFGTKQLGAIHGYLLTTWSLGGVFGPMIVSQIRARTDSYTPVFYVFLALIFLALVVSILMKLDIKKTEKDLKHQQEEAVNY, from the coding sequence ATGAAAGCAATGAAAAACAGATGGTTAATTGCTTTATCAGCTATTTCCATCCACCTTTCCATCGGAGGTGCCTATGCATATAGCGTATATACCACCCCCGTAAGTGAACAAATGGGTTGGACCCCAACTCAAGTAACGATTGCATTTACCATTATGATGGCACTGGCTGGGTCATCCGCAGCATTGTTTGGGAAGTTTGTTGAAAAAAATGGTCCAAGAAAATCAGCAATTCTGGCTGGTGTTTTGTTTGGATTAGGACAAGCATGTTCGGGGATTGCGATCGCGATTGATTCACTTCCACTTTTCCTATTGTCCTACGGGGTAGCAAGTGGACTTGGACTTGGCATTGGCTATATTTCACCCGTATCAACTCTTGTGAAATGGTTCCCTGACCGAAGAGGTTTAGCAACCGGATTAGCGGTACTTGGTTTTGGAACAGGAGCTCTCATTACAGCACCGGTTGCAGCCAACTTAATGACTTCAATTGGAATATCTAATACATTTTACATATTAGGGGCAGCTTACTTTGTTTTTATTATAATAGGTGCTTCTTACATTGCCCCACCCCCAGAAGGCTGGATGCCAGCTTCTATGAAACACAATATGGCCACTGGGAATAAAGTTTATAAAAAGGATTTACAACAATTGACTTCAAAAGAAGCGGTTAAAACAAAGCGTTTTTGGCTGCTTTGGACGATGATGCTTATTAATACTACCGCAGGGATTATGATGATTTCAGTTGCTTCACCGATGGCCCAAGAAGTTGTAGGGTTATCAGCCGCTGCAGCTGCCACGATGGTCGGAATTATGGGTGTGTTTAATGGTGGAGGTCGTCTTGGCTGGGCAACAGCTTCAGACTATATTGGCCGCCCCAATGTTTTTCTGATCTTTTTCTTAATACAAACTGTTGCTTTTTTCATGCTTCCGATTACATCAAACATCATCATATTCCAGCTTCTAATTTTCCTCGTTGTTACTTGTTACGGCGGAGGATTCTCTAATCTCCCTGCATTTATTGGTGATTTGTTTGGAACGAAACAACTCGGTGCCATTCATGGGTATTTGTTGACAACGTGGTCCCTAGGTGGCGTATTTGGACCTATGATTGTTTCGCAAATTCGGGCTAGAACCGATAGTTACACTCCTGTATTTTACGTTTTTCTTGCTTTAATATTCTTAGCGCTTGTCGTCTCCATTCTTATGAAGTTAGACATTAAAAAGACTGAGAAGGATCTAAAACACCAACAAGAAGAAGCCGTTAATTATTAA